From the Chiroxiphia lanceolata isolate bChiLan1 chromosome 13, bChiLan1.pri, whole genome shotgun sequence genome, one window contains:
- the ZNF319 gene encoding zinc finger protein 319: MSESWQQQQQQPQQPPPPQQHHAGAAALPEHSIPPSTADNPLGCAVYGILLQPDPGLQHHQHAPIQAGDPSHKCGVCGHDLTHLSNPHEHQCLPGHDRSFQCTQCLKIFHQATDLLEHQCIQVEQKPFVCGVCKMGFSLLTSLAQHHNVHNGNAMKCSICEKTYKPPEVEHSQPLDPSEKPYSCSICQKTFKHLSELSRHERIHTGEKPYKCTLCDKSFSQSSHLVHHKRTHSSERPYKCTVCEKSFKHRSHLVRHMYAHSGEHLFKCNVCELHFKESSELLQHPCTPSGERPFRCGECQKAFKRPSDLRQHERTHSEERPFKCDLCQMSFKQQYALMRHRRTHKAEEPFKCNLCEKGFVQPSHLVYHQHVHGIENLFKCNVCQKGFNQSSELLRHKCVQNAERPFKCAVCNKSYKRASALQKHQLAHCAEKPLKCTLCERRFFSSSEFVQHRCDPAREKPLKCPDCEKRFKYASDLQRHRRVHTGEKPYKCSSCEKAFKQREHLNKHHSVHAREQQYKCMWCGERFLDLGLLQEHSVQHTAEGAYQVAACLP; encoded by the coding sequence atgTCAgaaagctggcagcagcagcagcagcaaccacaGCAGCCGCCGCCACCGCAGCAGCATCACGCTGGGGCAGCCGCCCTCCCAGAGCACTCCAtcccacccagcactgctgacaaCCCCTTGGGCTGCGCAGTCTACGGCATCCTGCTCCAACCAGACCCCGGActgcagcaccaccagcacGCCCCCATCCAGGCTGGAGACCCATCCCACAAATGTGGTGTGTGTGGCCATGACCTCACTCACCTCTCCAACCCCCATGAGCACCAGTGCTTGCCAGGCCATGACCGCTCTTTCCAGTGTACCCAGTGCCTGAAGATCTTCCACCAGGCCACCGACCTCCTCGAACATCAGTGCATCCAGGTGGAGCAGAAGCCTTTTGTGTGCGGGGTCTGCAAGATGGGCTTCTCCCTCCTCACCTCGCTGGCGCAGCACCACAACGTCCACAACGGCAACGCCATGAAGTGCTCTATCTGTGAGAAGACCTACAAGCCTCCTGAGGTAGAGCATTCACAGCCTCTCGACCCCTCGGAGAAGCCCTACAGCTGCTCCATCTGCCAGAAGACCTTCAAGCACCTCTCGGAGCTGTCCCGGCACGAGCGCATCCACACGGGCGAGAAGCCATACAAGTGCACGCTGTGCGACAAGAGCTTCAGCCAGTCGTCCCACCTGGTGCACCACAAACGGACGCACAGCTCGGAGCGGCCCTACAAGTGCACGGTGTGCGAGAAGAGCTTCAAGCACCGCTCCCACCTGGTGCGCCACATGTACGCGCACTCGGGGGAGCACCTCTTCAAGTGCAACGTCTGCGAGCTGCACTTCAAGGAGTCCtcggagctgctgcagcacccctGCACGCCCAGCGGCGAGCGGCCCTTCCGCTGCGGGGAGTGCCAGAAGGCCTTCAAGCGCCCCTCGGACCTGCGGCAGCACGAGCGCACGCACAGCGAGGAGAGGCCCTTCAAGTGCGACCTCTGCCAGATGAGCTTCAAGCAGCAGTACGCGCTCATGCGCCACCGCCGCACGCACAAGGCCGAGGAGCCCTTCAAGTGCAACCTGTGCGAGAAGGGCTTCGTGCAGCCCTCGCACTTAGTGTACCACCAGCACGTGCACGGCATAGAAAACCTCTTCAAGTGCAACGTGTGCCAGAAAGGCTTCAACCAGTCCTCGGAACTGCTGCGGCACAAGTGCGTGCAGAACGCGGAGCGGCCCTTCAAGTGCGCGGTGTGCAACAAGTCCTACAAGCGGGCCTCGGCTCTGCAGAAGCACCAGCTGGCCCACTGCGCCGAGAAGCCCCTCAAGTGCACGCTCTGCGAGAGACGTTTCTTCTCCTCCTCGGAGTTCGTGCAGCACCGCTGCGACCCGGCCCGCGAGAAGCCCCTCAAGTGCCCCGACTGTGAAAAGCGGTTCAAGTACGCCTCGGACCTGCAGCGCCACCGGCGCGTGCACACGGGCGAGAAGCCCTACAAGTGCTCCTCCTGCGAGAAGGCCTTCAAGCAGCGCGAGCACCTCAACAAGCACCACAGCGTGCACGCCCGGGAGCAGCAGTACAAGTGCATGTGGTGCGGGGAACGGTTCCTGGACTTGGgcctgctgcaggagcacagcgTGCAGCACACGGCCGAGGGCGCCTACCAGGTGGCTGCTTGCTTGCCATGA